Proteins encoded together in one Penicillium digitatum chromosome 1, complete sequence window:
- a CDS encoding DUF1748-domain-containing protein: protein MLGRLTHYAFDAVLFSAFLAGVKRSTGLTLNSDKITENKDVKKWVDSYLGVGEWMMDQSVAVMGSSAWFERRR, encoded by the exons ATG CTTGGCCGTCTTACCCACTACGCATTTGACGCGGTTCTCT TCTCCGCCTTCCTGGCAGGTGTTAAGCGCTCCACTGGGCTCAC CCTCAATTCAGACAAGATTACAGAGAACAAAGATGTCAAGAAATGGGTTGACAGCTACCTGGGTGTTGGCGAGTGGATGATGGACCAGTCAGTGGCTGTCATGGGCTCGTCCGCCTGGTTCGAGCGACGCCGGTGA
- a CDS encoding Pyruvate kinase encodes MAATNSLDHLSNRMKLEWHSKLNTEMVPAKNFRRTSIICTIGPKTNSAEKINALRTVGLNVVRMNFSHGSYEYHQSVIDNAREAARIQIGRPLAIALDTKGPEIRTGNTVGDKDFPIKQGTVLNITTDEAYATASDDKNMYLDYKNITNVITPGKLIYVDDGILSFEVIEVVDQQTIKVKCLNDGNISSRKGVNLPGTDVDLPALSEKDIADLRFGVKNKVDMVFASFIRRGSDIKHIRSILGEEGKEIQIIAKIENQQGVNNFDEILAETDGVMVARGDLGIEIPAPKVFLAQKMMIAKCNIKGKPVICATQMLESMTYNPRPTRAEVSDVANAVLDGADCVMLSGETAKGNYPCEAVKMMSETCLLAEVAIPHFNVFDELRNLAPRPTETSESVAMAAVSASLELNAGAIIVLTTSGKTARLISKYRPVCPILMVTRNETASRYSHLYRGVWPFYFPESKPDFNVKIWQEDVDRRLKWGINHGLNLGIINKGDPIVCVQGWRGGMGHTNTVRVVPADDSLGLADE; translated from the exons ATGGCAGCTACCAACTCCCTCGACCATCTGAGCAACCGCATGAAGCTGGAGTGGCACTCCAAGCTCAACACCGAGATGGTGCCTGCGAAGAACTTCCGCCGCACTTCCATCATCTGTACCATTG GTCCCAAGACAAACTCCGCTGAGAAGATCAATGCCCTCCGCACAG TCGGTCTTAACGTTGTTCGCATGAACTTCTCCCACGGATCATACGAG TACCACCAATCTGTCATTGACAACGCTCGCGAGGCCGCCCGTATCCAGATTGGTCGCCCTCTCGCCATTGCCCTTGACACTAAGGGCCCCGAGATCCGTACCGGTAACACCGTTGGTGACAAGGATTTCCCCATTAAACAGGGCACCGTGCTCAACATCACCACCGATGAGGCATACGCCACTGCTTCTGATGACAAGAACAT GTACTTGGACTACAAGAACATCACTAATGTGATCACCCCTGGCAAGCTCATCTATGTGGATGATGGCATTCTGTCCTTTGAGGTGATCGAGGTTGTTGATCAGCAGACCATTAAGGTCAAGTGCCTGAACGACGGCAACATCTCATCCCGCAAGGGTGTCAACCTTCCCGGCACTGATGTAGATCTCCCCGCTCTCTCTGAGAAGGATATTGCCGATTTGCGATTCGGTGTCAAGAACAAGGTCGACATGGTCTTTGCCTCATTCATCCGTCGCGGCAGCGACATCAAGCACATTCGTTCCATCCTTGGCGAGGAGGGTAAGGAGATTCAGATCATTGCCAAGATTGAGAACCAGCAGGGTGTCAACAACTTCGATGAGATTCTCGCAGAGACCGATGGTGTTATGGTCGCCCGTGGTGACCTCGGTATCGAGATCCCCGCCCCCAAGGTCTTCCTTGCCCAGAAGATGATGATCGCCAAGTGCAACATCAAGGGCAAGCCTGTTATTTGTGCCACCCAGATGCTGGAGTCCATGACATACAACCCCCGTCCCACTCGTGCCGAGGTTTCTGATGTTGCCAACGCCGTTCTCGACGGTGCCGACTGTGTCATGCTGTCTGGTGAGACCGCTAAGGGTAATTACCCTTGCGAGGCCGTCAAGATGATGTCCGAGACCTGCTTGCTGGCTGAGGTTGCCATCCCTCACTTCAACGTCTTTGACGAGCTGCGCAACCTGGCCCCTCGCCCCACTGAGACCTCCGAGTCCGTTGCTATGGCCGCTGTCAGCGCCAGTTTGGAGCTGAACGCCGGTGCAATTATCGTTCTGACCACCAG TGGCAAAACTGCCCGCCTTATCTCCAAGTACCGTCCCGTCTGCCCCATCCTGATGGTCACTCGCAACGAAACCGCTTCCCGG TACTCCCACCTGTACCGCGGTGTGTGGCCGTTCTACTTCCCCGAGAGCAAGCCTGACTTCAACGTCAAGATCTGGCAGGAGGATGTCGACCGTCGTCTCAAGTGGGGTATCAACCACGGTCTCAATCTCGGAATTATCAACAAGGGCGACCCCATCGTCTGTGTCCAGGGATGGCGTGGTGGTATGGGCCACACCAACACCGTTCGTGTGGTGCCCGCCGATGACAGCCTCGGTTTGGCCGATGAGTAA
- a CDS encoding O-methyltransferase, family 2 — translation MADIVSSPLIKTTHTNGTNGTNGTNQANEDLQDVFFDHIAMSANTPELVPGLVDQVASLGKGVRLQDYTDRTTLLEVARSLVYALETPREVIIRHCWSQTTLFASMEIAVDLGLFAVLSKDEKPKSADELAKATGADPVLLARILKHLCAMGVILETGPNEYRRTGTSISLSLQRYSGSYACTTNCITSGMLALPAQLKKNGYTNPANGKDCAFQRGFRTDLHFFEFMKENPEIGGLFSNHMSIYHQGRPSWMDVDFYDVPSLFSNVAQDDVLLVDVGGGIGHDLLEFRRKWSAAPGRLVLQDVSDVVAQAKTGQLHPSIEAMEHNFFTEQPIKGARAYYMHSVLHDWPDDDCRKILKGLVDAMKRGHSKLLINENIIPHTNAHWETTSLDIIMMADVASTERTEAHWHLLVGSAGLKITKIWSAQRGSESLIECELA, via the exons ATGGCCGACATCGTAAGCAGTCCGTTGATTAAAACCACCCACACGAACGGCACGAACGGCACAAACGGCACAAATCAAGCCAACGAAGACCTCCAGGATGTCTTCTTCGACCACATAGCAATGTCCGCCAACACACCCGAGCTGGTTCCTGGCCTGGTCGATCAAGTTGCTTCCCTTGGCAAAGGTGTCCGCCTTCAAGACTACACCGATCGAACAACACTTTTGGAAGTCGCCCGGTCCCTGGTCTATGCCCTTGAGACCCCGCGTGAAGTTATTATCAGACATTGTTGGTCCCAG ACTACTCTGTTTGCGTCAATGGAGATCGCTGTTGATCTGGGACTTTTTGCGGTCTTGTCTAAAGATGAGAAGCCCAAGTCTGCTGATGAGCTGGCGAAGGCCACCGGGGCTGACCCAGTTCTTCTTG CTCGCATCCTGAAGCACTTGTGCGCAATGGGGGTCATCCTCGAGACCGGTCCTAATGAATATCGCCGCACCGGAACTTCCATTTCGTTGAGCTTGCAACGATACAGTGGGTCCTACGCATGCAC GACTAACTGCATCACCTCCGGCATGCTTGCTCTGCCTGCCCAGCTCAAGAAGAATGGCTACACTAACCCGGCCAATGGTAAAGATTGTGCCTTCCAGCGCGGATTCAGAACCGATCTTCACTTCTTCGAGTTCATGAAGGAGAACCCAGAGATTGGTGGCCTATTTAGCAACCACATGTCTATCTATCACCAAGGGCGTCCTAGCTGGATGGATGTTGATTTCTACGACGTGCCCAGCCTGTTCTCGAATGTCGCACAGGATGATGTTCTCCTCGTCGATGTCGGTGGCGGCATAGGCCACGATCTCTTGGAGTTCAGGCGCAAGTGGTCTGCTGCTCCTGGGCGTCTGGTGCTCCAGGACGTGTCCGATGTGGTTGCACAAGCCAAGACTGGGCAACTGCACCCCTCGATCGAGGCAATGGAGCATAACTTCTTCACTGAGCAGCCTATCAAGG GAGCTCGCGCTTACTACATGCACTCCGTCCTTCACGATTGGCCAGATGATGACTGCCGTAAAATCCTAAAGGGTCTGGTGGATGCCATGAAGCGGGGACACAGCAAGTTGCTGATAAACGAGAATATCATCCCTCATACTAACGCACACTGGGAGACAACCAGTCTGGATATTATCATGATGGCTGATGTAGCTTCGACCGAGCGGACTGAAGCTCACTGGCACCTACTGGTGGGATCTGCTGGACTGAAAATCACGAAGATTTGGAGTGCCCAGAGAGGATCCGAGAGTCTTATCGAGTGTGAATTGGCATAG